The following proteins come from a genomic window of Micromonospora zamorensis:
- the rpsQ gene encoding 30S ribosomal protein S17: MTEETATAAARSRRKVREGLVISDKMDKTVVVEVEDRVRHALYGKIMRRTAKLKVHDEQNAAGTGDRVLIMETRPLSATKRWRIVEILEKAK; the protein is encoded by the coding sequence ATGACCGAAGAGACCGCCACCGCCGCCGCGCGGTCGCGCCGCAAGGTCCGCGAGGGCCTGGTGATCAGCGACAAGATGGACAAGACCGTCGTGGTCGAGGTCGAGGACCGGGTTCGGCACGCGCTGTACGGCAAGATCATGCGCCGTACGGCCAAGCTGAAGGTGCACGACGAGCAGAACGCCGCTGGCACCGGCGACCGGGTTCTCATCATGGAGACCCGGCCGCTGAGCGCCACCAAGCGTTGGCGGATCGTGGAGATCCTGGAAAAGGCCAAGTAG
- the rpmC gene encoding 50S ribosomal protein L29 gives MAAGVKATELRELSEEELVTKLREAKAELFNLRVQAATGQLDNNRRLQVIRREIARIYTIMRERELGLSAAPTEVTAS, from the coding sequence ATGGCAGCGGGCGTTAAGGCGACCGAGCTGCGTGAGCTCTCCGAAGAGGAGCTGGTCACGAAGCTGCGGGAGGCCAAGGCGGAGCTGTTCAACCTCCGCGTGCAGGCCGCAACCGGGCAGCTGGACAACAACCGGCGGCTGCAGGTCATCCGTCGGGAGATTGCCCGGATCTACACGATCATGCGTGAGCGTGAGCTGGGGCTCTCGGCCGCGCCGACTGAGGTGACTGCATCATGA
- the rplN gene encoding 50S ribosomal protein L14 encodes MIQQESRLRVADNTGAREILCIRVLGGSGRRYASIGDVIVATVKDAIPGAGVKKGDVVKAVVVRTAKERRRPDGSYIRFDENAAVIIKDGGDPRGTRIFGPVGRELRDKRFMKIISLAPEVL; translated from the coding sequence GTGATTCAGCAGGAGTCGCGACTGCGCGTCGCCGACAACACGGGTGCTCGGGAGATCCTGTGCATCCGGGTTCTCGGTGGCTCGGGTCGGCGCTACGCGAGCATCGGCGACGTCATTGTGGCCACGGTCAAGGACGCGATCCCGGGTGCCGGTGTGAAGAAGGGCGATGTCGTCAAGGCAGTCGTCGTTCGCACCGCCAAGGAGAGGCGTCGGCCGGACGGCTCGTACATCCGCTTCGACGAGAACGCCGCCGTCATCATCAAGGACGGCGGGGACCCGCGTGGTACCCGCATCTTCGGCCCGGTGGGCCGGGAGCTGCGGGACAAGCGGTTCATGAAGATTATCTCCCTCGCGCCGGAGGTGT